In the Parus major isolate Abel chromosome 7, Parus_major1.1, whole genome shotgun sequence genome, aaacagcagcaagggaAAACACCCGGGAGGCCACCCCATCAAGAACTGCAAAATCACTCAAAACAACGACTCTGGGAGAGATGGGTGGGTCTGGAGTGCTGAGCCTTTACTCTGAAACCTACAGATGGCCACAGCACCAcctgcccctggcagctcccacctCACAGGCAGAGGTGACAAGGACATGGGCACAGCACCACGTGGGGATGGGGTGCAGGCATGACAGACACCGAGGTGGCAGCCAGAGGGGGAATATTACTGGAAACGGCGAGACACTGGGATTAGCTCAGCAGACTTAATCCTCCAGTGGGATTATGCTACAATTTTTTCCATCCTCCTCCCTTGCCCTGGACAAGCCTCCTAGGATAGCTGGGTCCACTCACTGTGTCTCCATCCTCATCACCTAGGTGTGATCTGGGCTGTGCTTTGCCAGAGTCCTcggaaatatttattatttattcccTTGGGAACCGGCTCCACCAGCCCAGCAAACAGCAAAGAGGGTGTTTGATATTCAAATCCCAGTTCAAAGCAGAAACACCTCAACTTTAAAGGCATCCAGGGGAGGCTGCATTTACATCCCAGCTTTGAAATGCAGAATCCCATTTCCTAATAAAGGAAAGCAGCATTGTGGAGGAAAACAGCTCCCCCCTGGGACTTCCTCAAACAGGGGGGATAAAGTCCCCAGGGAGAGCATAAGACCCGTGGGGTGAGAGGATGCTCATGCACAGGCTCCTGGCCCATCATGCTCTCTAGGACACAGGTCAGGTTTCGACCCAAAAAAGCTGCCTCTGTGCAAGTGTTCCCCAGAATAACCCTTGTTTAAGCATCAAACATCTCTTTCACTCACTGTTTTGGCTGTCACCACCTCCAGAATTGTCTCACACGCGTAAAATGCACTCTCAGCCttaaacactgatttttttcttttgcttcccaCAGTCATGCACTGCCTCCATGGGGTAATTCCCTTGGACACGATGCCCAGCTGGATCTTGGCAtgctgagggtggggaggccctggcacaggttgctcagagatgTGGCttcacatccctggaagtgtccaaggccaggttggatggggcttggagcaacctgggacagtggaaggtgtctctgcccgtggcagggggtggaacaggatgggctttaaggtcccttccaacccaaagccATGGACACCCTGACCTGCAGGGCTTTAGGACAGCTCCAGCCCCCCAGCTGCTCTTTGGGGCCTGCACACACCAGGGATAAGCAGAAACTCGTGGCAGGAGACAGGCAGCACATGGATACTGGGAGTCAGGGCAAACAAAAcaatgggaggggaaaaaaaatatcccccCTTCACCTCCTGTGTGACCTTTACAAGTAGCCTGGAGAAGAACAAGCTCACAGcttcctctgcacagctccctgctgccgTGCCAGGGGCCATTCCCAGCAGAGCCGTGTTTTTCCCAACAGCAGTGTCTATTGGAAGGATGATAAATGAGAGCTTCTGACagccagagagagagaaatgctgTGTCTCAGGGCAGGTCTAACCCCACGGGCCAGGCACCAGGGGCAATGAAATCATGAATCCACGCCCAGTTATTTTATCCAAACCGTCCATGTGCTGCCTGCTTCCGAcgggcagaggagggagggagagctttcccctctctgctgagTAATTCCTGACACACATCCCCCTGAGTTACCTTCACACTCCAGTGCTAGTGCCTGATtagaaaaatagtaattaaagGCAGATTACTGATTAACCAGCCATCATGACCAGGCTTTTCCTTGCTTGGCTGCTGGTGCACGACTCTGCCACTGGTGTTTTGTGTACTCAACATGGATAAACCTGGTTCTGCTTCTCCCTTCCCAGTCCTTTTGAGAGGAGACAAGCAACTTTCAGCTGAAACGGCCACGCTGGAGCTTAGTGCAGCTGGTTCCTCTTGCCAGAAAGCCAGTCCATTTGttacaaataaaatcagatttaaacaCAATAAAATCCATTACTGCTCCATTGCCATCCCCTGAAACATCATTATTTCCTTCTAATTTCTCCATAGGCTAAGGAGGATTTGACAGCAGCCAGGGGTTTGGAAGCAGCATCATGTTCCACCAAGAAGGGAGCTCATCCTTTATCCACAGGATCAGCCTCACAGAGAGCAGGATTAGAGAAACAAGGAGAATAAAACCTGCCCTGGGACTCTGATCTCCAGGCAGCCACAGGGGAGCAGGATGCattcctgcagcttccagccctCCCCTTGagtcagcagctccctgagcctTATCTTTCCCTTTGTCTCCCCAGTGAGGATTCTCTGTGACCTACAGACTGTCTGGGATCCCTGAAAACAATGGGGATAGATAAAAGCAACACCTACAGGGTTTGCAAACAGGTAAAGCAAACAGCACAAAGCTCTTGGAAGCATCCAGCAAGAGCAGCATGGATTTCATCCCAACATTCACTGAGCCAGATGAATAAAGGAGCAAACACTCCCTCGGGGGAAACAGAGGGAACAGAGCGGGGGATTTTCCACTCCTGGATGAGGAAAGGGTCACTGATGGCCAGGAGAACCCTGCAACAGAGGCAGCGTTGGTGGCACGACCTGACAGCTGAAAGTCAAAGCTGAAACACTGCCCCACAAGCCCCAGAGTGgcacctgggcacagggaaCTCTCCGGACAACATTTCCAGGAATAACAATGGATTCCATACTCCCCATAACACCTTCTGCTCAATCCTTCAATTTCCCCCTTCTCCCTAAAAGGAGTGTGGGAACTGAACTCCTTCATTCAGCTCCAGTCCCCTTTTGCcataatttcattttgccaGGCAAGGCCGCCGCTATTCCTTAATCCAATTGACATTTTAAACCATGCTGTCCTCTGTAACTCAGTTATTCTGCTCCTGTGGGAGAGCACAGAACGGGAGAGAGCTGCAAACCTCTTCCAGACATCttgctctgtattttctttggcTCACCTCCTATTAAATGCTAGAAATGATCGTGGAGATGATATTTCGTGAGGGATTTATTTGCTAACAGCATCCTAGAAATACTGGCAGGCAGCGCTCCTCCCAAATTCCTTTCGGGATAGAGAGCAAGCCACACATTCCCATTTGCAATGTATAAAACATCCCAGAGGTGCCCTTGGTTTAGCTGccactcaaaaaaaaaccccccaaaacaaaaaggctccccatccctgaaagtgttccaggccaggttggatagcGCTTGGAGCGACCTGGTAGAGTAGAAGGagtccctgaccatggcagggggtgggactggatgaacTTTGAGGTttctttcaacccaaaccattgtgtGATTCTGGAATTCCAGGTACCTCAGTGCATCCCTCATTATTGCCACAAACCCAGTAAACCAAGAGCCCAGCAACCACAGGGCTGGATTCCCACCTGGCAGTGCCCAACAGTCTTCAGAAGGCCTTTAAGGTGGACATCACTCTCTAAAGACTGAATTAAGAAACTTCCACCTCCTCTGGtccctctgcagggccaggaaggAAGGCCCAATTTGCCAGGCCTCAGACTCACCGTCATCAGCTCCTTCTGGAAGGATTTCCTCTCCTTGTTCTCCACGCTGTTGCAGTCttccttcagcttctccaggaCAGAGGCCACTCGCTCTGGCTCGCTGTCCAGCTCCGCCCGGCAGAAGAACGTGAGTGGCAAGTTCAGGTAGCCCAGGGCGTCGGCGAAGGAGCGCCAGCTGCTGAGGTTCTCCATCAGCAGAGTCCTCACCGAGGCGTAGATATAAGTCAGGAACTTGCAGGGCCTcaggatctgctccagcagcaggctggTGGTGAGATCCGGCCCAGAGAAGTAGCTGGGTTTGACCTTCCCGACCACCAGCACGTTTTTGGTGTGCACAAGGCCGATTTTCCCCTGGTAGTAGCCAATGTACCACTCCTTGGTCCACAGCTGGCCTTTCAACCTGATCTTCTCCTCACTGAGGAGGGCTATGACGTCTCCCTTCTTGTACTCCAGCAAATAGTGGTTCTTGCTCTGCCTCACCACCGTCTTCAGCAGCTTCCCGTACTTCAGGCTCAGCACCGGCCGGTCCTGAAAATCCGGATACTTGGCAGTGGCAGCCAGCGGGGAGAGGATGATCTTCCCCACCTCGTTCTTCTTGAGGAACCGCCTCTGCCCCATGGGTTTGATGGCGCTTTTTGGAGGCGGCTGCGGCGTCTGGACGCAGAACTGGGTCAGAATGGCATCCTGGTCATCCTTGACTTGTATCCTCAGCGTAAAGTCCGAGAGCTCGTTGGGGTCGTGGGACGCGATCGGGAAGATGAGGCGGCTGACCTTGCCCAGCTTCATCTGGAAGCCCCGGACAATCTTGGCTTGTTCGCTGGCCTTCACCTCATAGTTGGTCATGTTGGAGAACATGCAGAGCTTGAGGTCCTGGGGCCGGGACAGGGCAAACTGGTGcttcccccagagctggagggcGACGGGAGCCGGGCCGTGGGACTGCCTGGTGACCTCGTTGACCAGCAGGGTCTTGGGGGCGCACTCGTGGCCGAACATGGCCACTACGGTCTTGAAGGAAGGGTGGATGTGCTTGGGGCCGTAGACGCCCACCGTGATCTTCTTGCTGATGTAATCCCACACGGTGTAAGGGTAGAGGATGTTCTGGCCCTGCGCCACGGCCGCGATGTACATGCAGGGCTCCAGGTTCTCCAGCTGCACCTGGATGGTGTCCCCGTAGGAATAGCTCAGCTGCATCGGCGTGTACGGCCCCTCCTTCATGTCACTGCGCAGGCACTGCAGCCCCACCAGGCTCTTGCTCATGATGTCGTTCTTGACCTCCGCCGACACCTTCATCTCCAGGATGATGAAGGTCTTCACCTCCATGTTGCTGAGTTTGATCTGCAGGACGGGGCTGATGGTGCTGCACTTGTCACTGTTCAGCTCCAGCGGCGGGTCCAGCATGGCCTTCATGGAGATCTGCTGTGTCTCCCCGGGGCACACGTGGCCCTCGGGCACGTGGATGCTGATGTTGGTGTCTGGCAGCTGGACGGCCCCGCCGGAGCTGTCCAGCTTGCACACAATGTTGGTCTCCACCGGTTGTGTCTGACCCCAGCCAGGATTTTGGCCAAGCAAATCCAAGTCATGGCAAGACCGAGCCAGCTTCCTGTGGTTCAGCCACGCTGTCCTAAAatcctccctgctctggaaCTGCTCAGGGGTGGGAGACTTCAGGCCACTGAAGAAACCTGATGATGCTGGCGTGTCTGACTTGGCCTGGAGGACAGACAGCTCAGACAAGCTGTAGGAGCGTTTACTTCTGAAGAAGGGGTTGTCTCTTCTCATGGGCTGTTCCACATCCAGCCTGTTTGTGGAGGGAAACTCATCAAAAAGGTTCCCCAGGCTGCTGTTGGCGGCTGAACTGGGAAGAGCCGACGTGGGGGCCCCCGTGTCGAAGAGCAACAAATCCACGGCGACGCTGGAGTTGGACTCTTTgtctgagctgggagctgcctgcgAATTCCCATTCAGGAATGGGTTGGTCTGCACGCCGTTCAGGAAGGGGTTGTTGTGGTAGGATTTGGCAGAGTTTCTCTTCCCATCCGTCCAATCCCCGAGCAGATCCAACTCCTTGACGCCCTCGTCGGGGCTCTCCAGCAGATTGTCGATCATCCCGCTGTCCGTGAGGGAGGAGTTGCGGTAGTTCACGGGCTGCACGTAGGAGGATGGGATGTAGCCCATCTCCGTGGTGTTGTGGGCGTACCACCACTCCCCTCCCGACGTGTCCAGCACGTACAGGTGGTCCCCCTTGGAGAACTTCAGGGTGGTGAAATTTGTGGGGCAGTAATCCTTGATTGCTACGACTTCCTTCGCGTTCCCGAAGGACGTGGGATTGTCCACCAGCAAGGCACTGGGAGAAGGCACTGCAGAGGCAAGGAGGAGACAGCACGGTGAGAGATGCACAACAGAGTCACCACTGACTTGGAATCCTTTATTCCAGGTCATCCCTCCACGCTGTTTCAAGTGATGAAGGTTGTTTTGGAATCACTGAATCATTAAAGTTGGAGAAggcctccaagatcatcgagtccaagcattaacccagcactgccaggtccaccGCTAAGCCATGGCCCCAAGTGTCACATTCACACGTTTTCTGAACACTTGCAGGTCCACTaactccctgggcagccttCAAGACTGAAGGCATGTTTCTCcataaatttttttcaagtaaacTATTATTTCTGGTACATTCACACCTCCCATCCCTTAAGGCTTCATCCAAACCCAAGATAACCCTCCCCACAGGCTAAAAGCCCTCTTGCTCTGCTGAAACCCCTCTCCTGCACATGTCAAACATGCCCAtagaagtgttccaggccaggttggatggggcttggagtaagctgggctagtggaaggtgtccctgctttCACCTCcctcccaaaccaaaccattctgtggttctaagGGTTACCCAGTTTGAACCCTCACAGAATCCCAGCACCTCCCACACACACTGCTGTTCTGGTCCTGGCAGCATCTCCAAGCTCCCTTGCAGGAGTGCCAGTGGAAGAGTTTCCTGCCAGGGGATCCCGATTTAcatccaggctgggctgagcctACACTGCCACTTATTTATTGGCTTCCCTCTCATTTTCAGGACGCATTCCTGTAAAAAGCACTAAAAGCAAGCAAGAGATGATGTTCCATCAATGGTTAAATGTGTGCTCTCTCCCTAGACAgactgaagaaaacaaggaaagctGGATTTTCACCAACAGGGAGCTGCAAGGGAACTGGGACAGCACTTGCTTCAACAGGCTCTAGAGCTctctgagaggaaaagggagTTTAGAAAACACAGGAAGCCCTTAAAATCCCAGAGACAAAAGGGATGGGAGCTCAGACTGCAGTCACCACTCGCAGGCTGGCAGCTCTTCTCACCCACGGAAATAACAAGGCAAGGGAAGAtacagctgagcacagagaagCCTTTAAATATAGCCTGGGGATCAAGTGAGTATTCAGAGAAGAGTTTTGTACAAATCCTGAACAACTCATCTGCCAGCAGGCAAAGGCGTGAGGAGATTCATCCAGTAGAAAACTACACAGAAACTCTAAATTGGAATTATTTTGGCAGCCTGCTAGGTTGGAAGCTGCTGTTAACTCAGCCTCCTACAGGATGGAGCATTTTTGGTGTCAGATCAGACAGGCAAGTGGCTGCTCCCATGTCCCTCCAGCTGGGCATGCAGGGGTTAACAGGGATGTACTGAAACCCCTTGGAGAAGAGGAGCAGTTCCTCGTTTTCCATTGAAACACACCTAATTTGCAGCAAGTGTTTGATGTTCAGGTGCTACACCTGCAAAAACAATCgcctttgtgtgtgtttattttcaagGCCCTCAGCGCTCTCCAGCTTCCACCTGGAGATTTTCCTCAGGATGCTCTCCTGCCAGGGGAGCAGTAATTCCCCTCCCACCTGACCCAGCTTTTATGCCAggcaaggaaaacacagcaggaaaaaaaagcaataaaaaaaaaaatggattgaTTATTGGAGGAGCAACCTGCACTGGGGAGAGGGAACACCTTTGTCACCGCCTATCTGGTGTCACCGAGCCCTCCCAGGGGGTGAGGATGGGCCTGAAACGAGGAGGGGCACGATCCCCACGCACCTTTAACATCGCAGAGCGTGGTTTCAGCAAAGCCCTCGCCCAGGTCGATGAGCGTCCCCTCGGACTTGCACCGCGGGAGCCCTCCCGAGTTGGCCGCCCGGATCCTCTGCGCCGCCATCTCCGCTCCCGGCGGGCACTACGTGGCCATGGCCTCTCTGCCGGCGATGGGGACCCCAGTGTCACCGCAGGGAACCAGCCTGGGGGAGACAGACAAAGGCTAGGGTGTTAGACAGGCTGCGTGTCCTCCCACGCCACCCGCACGGAGCACAGCCTGGATGCTCCCAGGAACCACAGCGCTGCCTTGGACAGCAAGGACAGCCTGGTCCTGGCTGCTGGACACAACCCCAGATGAAGCAGCCCTCCAGCCTTTAAGAGTTTTTTGGGAATACACTGTTCCCAGGATCGTAAATTGGTTCCTCTCCCCATTTCCCAAGCATTTGCACGTTGCTGTAACACAATTCTAAAACCACAAAGcactgggctgctgtgggagcacagAAGACCCACAGgactgggttttttcccctgttcaAAGAGgtcatctctctctctcactgaAGCATCTCCTAGGATGGGGACTGGCTCTTGCCACTTGCTCCCCACATCTCTCCCCTCACCCgcccagccaggcagagcaACAACCCTTCCTGCACTgaataagataaaaataaagggctttttcctcctttttgtccAGAAGCACTTACAAAAACACTTCCAGAACCCCCGTGGAAGAGCAGCTGCATCAGCCCGCAGGAGCCGAGAGGAAAAGGAGCCCGCTCCCACAGGACACCCCGACCACCAACGTCGTGGCTGATGCAAGCGTGGGCAAGAGCTGCCCTGACGTCACCCGTGtcctctggagctgggacagtggCCAGATGggccaggaaaagcagggaaggcTGAAGGCatggctggagcacagcctgaGCCACAAGTTGCTACTCAGGTTTGCACCAGGGAACAGGAACACTGTCCGACGTACCCAGGATGGTGCTGGAAGTTCTGGAGTCAGcccctgcctcctgctccctcagagctgccacaaaactccagcctggctgcaaaACACCAACAGGTCTTACCCATGaaagtttaattaaaagttaCATCCAAATCCCTGCTTTACAAAGGGATTTTCATCCACTCCTAATGCTGTTCTTCCTTTCTCCCCCTcccatgcaatttttttttcttttcctccctctgcttgaaaatgaaatcaagCAAAAAATA is a window encoding:
- the SH3BP4 gene encoding SH3 domain-binding protein 4, with product MAAQRIRAANSGGLPRCKSEGTLIDLGEGFAETTLCDVKVPSPSALLVDNPTSFGNAKEVVAIKDYCPTNFTTLKFSKGDHLYVLDTSGGEWWYAHNTTEMGYIPSSYVQPVNYRNSSLTDSGMIDNLLESPDEGVKELDLLGDWTDGKRNSAKSYHNNPFLNGVQTNPFLNGNSQAAPSSDKESNSSVAVDLLLFDTGAPTSALPSSAANSSLGNLFDEFPSTNRLDVEQPMRRDNPFFRSKRSYSLSELSVLQAKSDTPASSGFFSGLKSPTPEQFQSREDFRTAWLNHRKLARSCHDLDLLGQNPGWGQTQPVETNIVCKLDSSGGAVQLPDTNISIHVPEGHVCPGETQQISMKAMLDPPLELNSDKCSTISPVLQIKLSNMEVKTFIILEMKVSAEVKNDIMSKSLVGLQCLRSDMKEGPYTPMQLSYSYGDTIQVQLENLEPCMYIAAVAQGQNILYPYTVWDYISKKITVGVYGPKHIHPSFKTVVAMFGHECAPKTLLVNEVTRQSHGPAPVALQLWGKHQFALSRPQDLKLCMFSNMTNYEVKASEQAKIVRGFQMKLGKVSRLIFPIASHDPNELSDFTLRIQVKDDQDAILTQFCVQTPQPPPKSAIKPMGQRRFLKKNEVGKIILSPLAATAKYPDFQDRPVLSLKYGKLLKTVVRQSKNHYLLEYKKGDVIALLSEEKIRLKGQLWTKEWYIGYYQGKIGLVHTKNVLVVGKVKPSYFSGPDLTTSLLLEQILRPCKFLTYIYASVRTLLMENLSSWRSFADALGYLNLPLTFFCRAELDSEPERVASVLEKLKEDCNSVENKERKSFQKELMTALLKMDCQGLVVRLIQDFVLLTTAVEVAQRWRELAEKLAKVSKQQMDAYEAPHRDKTGTVDSEAMWKPAYDFLLTWSSQMGDSYRDVIQELHTGLDKMKNPITKRWKHLTGTLILVNSLDMLRAAAFSPQDHEDFAI